A window of the Halobacterium hubeiense genome harbors these coding sequences:
- a CDS encoding precorrin-8X methylmutase, which yields MTTDGDFEAYADLGATTENAMDIAETSMDRVRELVPDETLADRVRQKSVHATGDPEFQHLVRFTGGDDSEPVRAGARAVLDEAPIVTDITMVKAGITGRGHDCEVRKAIGNGADLAAETGMTRTAASVLELDKEGVYDGAIAVVGNAPTAALALADCIEDGTRPAVVVATPVGFVKAAESRKRLREVAAEHGVPAITNVGRRGGSGLAAGLTNELIHVASDARDGDASLES from the coding sequence ATGACGACTGACGGCGACTTCGAGGCGTACGCGGACCTCGGCGCGACCACGGAGAACGCGATGGACATCGCGGAGACGAGCATGGACCGCGTGCGCGAGCTCGTGCCCGACGAGACGCTCGCGGACCGCGTGCGACAGAAGTCCGTCCACGCGACCGGCGACCCCGAGTTCCAGCACCTCGTGCGGTTCACGGGCGGCGACGACTCCGAGCCCGTCCGCGCGGGCGCCCGAGCGGTCCTCGACGAGGCGCCCATCGTGACGGACATCACGATGGTCAAAGCCGGAATCACGGGCCGCGGCCACGACTGCGAGGTGCGGAAGGCCATCGGCAACGGCGCCGACCTCGCCGCGGAGACGGGGATGACCCGCACGGCCGCGTCCGTGCTCGAACTCGACAAGGAGGGCGTCTACGACGGCGCGATAGCGGTGGTCGGGAACGCGCCGACGGCGGCGCTCGCTCTCGCAGACTGCATCGAGGACGGAACGCGGCCCGCGGTCGTCGTCGCGACGCCCGTCGGCTTCGTGAAGGCCGCCGAGAGCCGCAAGCGGCTCCGCGAGGTCGCCGCGGAACACGGCGTCCCCGCCATCACGAACGTCGGGCGGCGCGGCGGCAGCGGGCTCGCCGCCGGGCTGACGAACGAGCTGATTCACGTCGCCAGCGACGCCCGCGACGGCGACGCCTCCCTCGAATCGTGA
- a CDS encoding nicotinate-nucleotide--dimethylbenzimidazole phosphoribosyltransferase: MTNPTAELKFACAFSENVSDTQTLFALVAGATETAAIDGISAAGADPALMAHTPSADAEILAYGRPVRAPVVPVSPSGCPTPAVVTRAARERVDFESVVVDAGLAEPTGAPTVDVGAAPGGDVRDPEPVPDAGGIFADARRFGADLPAERLVLAETIPGGTTTAMGVLAALGERRAVSSSLPENPLELKREVVDEGLDASGLARGGLAGQPTDAVRQMGDPVLAAVSGLAVGALEAGTDVLLAGGTQLATAGALVRHAGLTADLELATTSFVAADDSADVRALASENDLALTVTDPGFDARDDHPAMAAYLAGEAKEGVGMGGALALADEAGVGMDSIRDAITAVYDRVTGEAAP; the protein is encoded by the coding sequence CTGACGAACCCGACCGCTGAATTAAAGTTCGCTTGTGCTTTCTCGGAGAACGTGTCCGACACGCAGACGCTGTTCGCGCTCGTCGCCGGCGCCACCGAGACGGCGGCCATCGACGGCATCAGTGCCGCCGGCGCCGACCCCGCGCTGATGGCGCACACGCCCAGCGCGGACGCCGAAATCCTCGCGTACGGCCGGCCCGTGCGAGCGCCGGTCGTCCCCGTCAGTCCCTCCGGCTGCCCGACGCCCGCAGTCGTCACGCGCGCCGCCCGCGAGCGCGTGGACTTCGAGAGCGTCGTCGTCGATGCCGGCCTCGCAGAGCCCACCGGCGCGCCCACTGTCGACGTCGGTGCGGCGCCCGGCGGGGACGTCCGCGACCCCGAACCCGTTCCCGACGCCGGAGGCATCTTCGCCGACGCGCGCCGCTTCGGCGCCGACCTCCCCGCCGAGAGGCTCGTCCTCGCGGAGACGATTCCCGGCGGCACCACCACCGCGATGGGCGTCCTCGCCGCGCTCGGCGAGCGGCGCGCCGTCTCCTCGTCGCTCCCCGAGAACCCCCTCGAACTCAAGCGCGAGGTCGTTGACGAGGGCCTCGACGCCAGCGGCCTCGCGCGCGGTGGCCTCGCCGGCCAGCCCACCGACGCGGTCCGGCAGATGGGCGACCCCGTGCTCGCCGCCGTCTCGGGGCTCGCGGTCGGCGCGCTCGAAGCCGGCACGGACGTACTGCTCGCGGGCGGCACCCAGCTCGCCACCGCGGGCGCGCTCGTCCGCCACGCCGGCCTCACCGCGGACCTCGAACTCGCGACCACGTCGTTCGTCGCGGCCGACGACTCCGCGGACGTGCGCGCGCTCGCCTCGGAAAACGACCTCGCGCTCACCGTCACCGACCCCGGATTCGACGCCCGCGACGACCACCCGGCGATGGCCGCGTACCTCGCCGGCGAAGCCAAGGAGGGCGTCGGGATGGGCGGCGCGCTCGCGCTCGCCGACGAGGCCGGCGTCGGAATGGACTCCATTCGGGACGCAATCACAGCGGTCTACGACCGGGTGACCGGGGAGGCCGCGCCGTGA
- a CDS encoding cob(I)yrinic acid a,c-diamide adenosyltransferase — translation MTDQTDDSDEQADQHARTPGKGRTPTAREITPTAPEEFGLVQVWWGDGKGKTTAALGMGFRAAGHGHRVHLLQFMKGGTASVEDVRGEYNAIAEMPGFTYENSGHYGWHGFLDGSDDDEHRARAQGGLARARDLVDAAHDTDGELPLDGPANDGVHMLILDEILYAANRGLVDPEDVVSLVEDKPENLELVLTGGHDEPAFATEHADLVSEVRKQIHPIDAGQRARKGTEY, via the coding sequence ATGACCGACCAAACCGACGACAGCGACGAGCAGGCCGACCAGCACGCGCGAACACCCGGGAAGGGCCGGACGCCGACCGCGCGCGAGATTACGCCGACCGCGCCCGAGGAGTTCGGGCTCGTGCAGGTCTGGTGGGGCGACGGCAAGGGCAAGACCACCGCGGCGCTCGGGATGGGGTTCCGGGCGGCCGGCCACGGCCACCGCGTCCACCTCCTCCAGTTCATGAAGGGCGGCACCGCCAGCGTCGAGGACGTCCGCGGCGAGTACAACGCCATCGCCGAGATGCCCGGGTTCACGTACGAGAACTCCGGGCACTACGGCTGGCACGGCTTCCTCGACGGGAGCGACGACGACGAACACCGGGCTCGCGCGCAGGGCGGCCTCGCCCGTGCCCGCGACCTCGTCGACGCCGCCCACGACACCGACGGCGAACTGCCGCTGGACGGCCCCGCCAACGACGGCGTCCACATGCTGATTCTGGACGAAATCCTGTACGCCGCGAACCGCGGGCTCGTCGACCCCGAAGACGTGGTTTCGCTCGTCGAGGACAAGCCCGAGAACCTCGAACTCGTGCTGACGGGCGGCCACGACGAACCCGCGTTCGCGACCGAGCACGCGGACCTCGTGAGCGAGGTGCGCAAGCAGATCCACCCAATCGACGCGGGCCAGCGCGCCCGCAAGGGCACCGAGTACTGA
- a CDS encoding cobalt-precorrin-7 (C(5))-methyltransferase: protein MSDDYDLDSGPDPAAFAASEPEPDFGTEAVVHAVGVGPGNPEFLTPRGERAIREADVVVGFETVVDFVADHTDADLLTCGYRDEGETLAAFAERVAAGERGTAVLMGDPNHSGYQFLGKVERAVEAPVRVVPGISSLQVAASRARTPMEDAEFVTLHKSGDLAPDLARLREAAGERHLLVLPRPFDLMPGDVAADLLEAGADPDLSALVLEKLTHDDEAITRTTLGDLAAHAGEETPFSDLSVLAVRRGGD, encoded by the coding sequence GTGAGCGACGACTACGACCTCGATTCGGGGCCGGACCCGGCGGCGTTCGCGGCCAGCGAGCCGGAACCCGACTTCGGGACCGAGGCGGTCGTCCACGCGGTCGGCGTCGGCCCCGGCAATCCGGAGTTCCTGACGCCGCGCGGCGAGCGCGCGATACGCGAGGCCGACGTCGTCGTCGGCTTCGAGACGGTCGTGGACTTCGTCGCGGACCACACGGACGCCGACCTACTGACGTGTGGCTACCGCGACGAGGGCGAGACGCTGGCGGCGTTCGCGGAGCGCGTCGCGGCCGGCGAGCGCGGGACGGCGGTGCTGATGGGCGACCCGAACCACTCGGGCTACCAGTTCCTCGGGAAGGTCGAGCGCGCGGTCGAGGCGCCCGTGCGCGTGGTCCCGGGCATCTCGTCGCTCCAGGTGGCGGCGAGTCGGGCGCGCACGCCGATGGAGGACGCGGAGTTCGTCACGCTCCACAAGAGCGGTGACCTCGCGCCCGACCTCGCTCGGCTCCGCGAGGCCGCGGGCGAGCGCCACCTGCTCGTGCTGCCGCGGCCGTTCGACCTGATGCCCGGGGACGTCGCCGCTGACCTGCTCGAAGCGGGCGCCGACCCGGACCTGTCGGCGCTCGTGCTGGAGAAACTGACCCACGACGACGAAGCGATTACGCGGACGACGCTCGGCGACCTCGCCGCGCACGCCGGCGAGGAGACGCCGTTCTCGGACCTGTCGGTGCTGGCGGTGCGGCGGGGCGGCGACTAG
- a CDS encoding cobyrinic acid a,c-diamide synthase produces MKGIVLGGTASGVGKTVATLATQRALESAGYDPQPAKAGPDFIDPSHHEPVAGKPSRSLDPWLAGDEGVRRNYYRGDGDVCVVEGMMGLYDGSVASTAGVAEALDLPVVLVVDASAGMQSVGATALGFREYAAEAGYDVDVVGVLAQRAHGGRHADGVRDALPDGVAYLGRIPPSDGLDVPDRHLGLLMGDEASVDAAAVDAAAEHVDAERIVELAREPPRPDPEPTRAETGKRVAVAADAAFCFEYPATRERLRERADVVPFSPVAGDDLPDCDGVYLPGGYPELHARALADSPALDSLAERAADGLPVLGECGGFIALAESLTTTGGETHEMAGVLPADVTMRERYQALAHVELRARGDALTASAGETLRGHEFHYSEAEVAGDARFAFDVERGSGITDERDGLTEYRTLGTYAHVHADSGAFDAFIENL; encoded by the coding sequence GTGAAGGGCATTGTCCTCGGCGGCACGGCCTCCGGCGTCGGGAAGACCGTCGCGACGCTGGCGACCCAGCGCGCGCTCGAATCGGCGGGCTACGACCCCCAGCCGGCGAAGGCCGGCCCGGACTTCATCGACCCGAGCCACCACGAGCCCGTCGCCGGGAAGCCCTCGCGCTCGCTGGACCCGTGGCTGGCCGGTGACGAGGGCGTGCGCCGGAACTACTACCGCGGCGACGGCGACGTCTGCGTCGTCGAGGGGATGATGGGGCTGTACGACGGAAGCGTCGCCAGCACCGCGGGCGTCGCCGAAGCGCTGGACCTCCCGGTCGTGCTCGTCGTGGACGCGAGCGCGGGGATGCAGAGCGTCGGCGCGACCGCGCTGGGCTTCCGCGAGTACGCCGCGGAAGCCGGCTACGACGTGGACGTGGTCGGCGTGCTCGCCCAGCGCGCGCACGGCGGCCGCCACGCCGACGGCGTCCGCGACGCGCTCCCCGACGGCGTCGCGTACCTCGGCCGGATTCCGCCCAGCGACGGCCTCGACGTCCCGGACCGCCACCTCGGCCTCCTGATGGGCGACGAGGCGTCCGTGGATGCGGCGGCCGTGGACGCGGCCGCCGAGCACGTCGATGCCGAACGGATAGTCGAACTCGCTCGCGAGCCGCCGCGACCAGACCCGGAACCGACGCGCGCCGAGACCGGCAAGCGCGTGGCGGTCGCCGCGGACGCGGCGTTCTGCTTCGAGTACCCGGCGACCCGGGAGCGCCTCCGCGAGCGCGCGGACGTGGTGCCGTTCTCGCCGGTCGCGGGTGACGACCTGCCAGACTGCGACGGCGTCTACCTGCCCGGCGGCTACCCCGAACTGCACGCCCGCGCGCTCGCGGACTCCCCGGCGCTCGACTCGCTCGCGGAGCGGGCGGCCGACGGTCTGCCCGTGCTCGGCGAGTGCGGGGGATTCATCGCGCTCGCGGAGTCACTGACGACGACCGGCGGCGAGACGCACGAGATGGCGGGCGTGCTCCCGGCGGACGTGACGATGCGCGAGCGCTATCAGGCGCTCGCCCACGTGGAACTCCGGGCTCGCGGCGACGCGCTCACCGCGAGCGCGGGCGAAACGCTACGCGGGCACGAATTCCACTACTCCGAGGCCGAGGTCGCCGGCGACGCGCGGTTCGCGTTCGACGTCGAGCGCGGCAGCGGCATCACCGACGAGCGGGACGGACTGACCGAGTACCGAACGCTGGGCACGTACGCCCACGTCCACGCCGACAGCGGCGCCTTCGACGCATTCATCGAGAACCTATGA
- a CDS encoding sirohydrochlorin chelatase — translation MTRDALVLLGRDTPHARETLATHASRLRDRGVADAVHACHFRHEPRRDLRDQLAAVDADRAFAVPMTAAHGRETTVGVPAALDRLDAAVHYCEPVCRSPAVTDALRDRATEAADGTPEALGLVALGASSRPYHRQVAEYHAARLRANGDYDDVATSYLVQNPAAECLRYNLDADDAVAVPLFVAGGDATDRDIPDRLELDRGGLAYADPLGAHPRLTDAVEAQLAQRRVLADRDGAATFEASLTADAAAFAADGDGR, via the coding sequence ATGACACGCGACGCTCTCGTCCTGCTCGGCCGGGACACGCCCCACGCCCGCGAAACGCTCGCCACCCACGCCAGCCGCCTGCGCGACCGCGGCGTCGCGGACGCGGTCCACGCCTGCCACTTCCGCCACGAGCCCCGGCGGGACCTCCGCGACCAGCTCGCGGCCGTCGACGCCGACCGCGCGTTCGCCGTCCCGATGACCGCCGCCCACGGCCGCGAGACCACGGTCGGCGTCCCCGCCGCGCTCGACCGCCTCGACGCGGCCGTCCACTACTGCGAGCCCGTCTGTCGCAGTCCCGCCGTGACCGACGCGCTCCGCGACCGCGCTACGGAAGCCGCCGACGGCACCCCCGAGGCGCTCGGCCTCGTCGCGCTCGGCGCCAGCTCCCGCCCCTACCACCGACAGGTCGCGGAGTACCACGCCGCGCGCCTCCGCGCGAACGGCGACTACGACGACGTCGCCACCAGCTACCTCGTCCAGAACCCCGCCGCGGAGTGCCTGCGCTACAACCTCGACGCCGACGACGCCGTCGCCGTCCCGCTGTTCGTCGCGGGCGGCGACGCCACCGACCGCGATATCCCCGACCGCCTCGAACTCGACCGCGGCGGCCTCGCGTACGCCGACCCGCTCGGCGCCCACCCCCGCCTCACGGACGCCGTCGAAGCCCAGCTCGCCCAGCGGCGCGTGCTCGCCGACCGCGACGGCGCCGCGACCTTCGAGGCGTCGCTGACCGCCGACGCCGCCGCGTTCGCCGCCGACGGCGACGGCCGCTAG
- a CDS encoding cobyric acid synthase: protein MADARTLLVAGTASHVGKSTVAAGLCRHLADSGVSVAPFKAQNMSNNARAVPASEAADAPWGEIGVSQYVQARAARVPATTDHNPALLKPRGDAESQLVLDGQAAGHYAAGDYYDQHWDDARETAEAAHQRLAADHDVIVAEGAGSIAEVNLHDRDLANVETARLADADVLVVVDIERGGAFASLYGTLELLPDDVRERVAGAIITKFRGDPALLESGIEEIEERTGVPILGVLPYDDPGLPAEDSLSLPDEGRAVFGSDAPNERSVTVAVPRLSRISNFTDLEPLARVPGVRVAYVPPESELDDADAVVLPGTKNTVDDLRELRAAGFGAELRAFDGPVVGLCGGYQLLGERVTNAGVESTDDLDSVEGFGLLPVETAFRENKRVEAVTRMLDGVGPLAGASGEVSGYEIHMGRTDVPESLPNPVGPTSAATDRVLGTYLHGLFENETAREAFVDAVYEYADRERPAAGGGRQSPYDAAADLVREHVDLAALELPA from the coding sequence ATGGCCGACGCCCGCACGCTGCTGGTCGCGGGGACGGCCTCCCACGTCGGCAAGAGCACCGTCGCCGCGGGGCTCTGCCGCCACCTCGCGGATTCGGGGGTGTCGGTCGCACCGTTCAAGGCCCAGAACATGAGCAACAACGCGCGCGCCGTCCCCGCATCAGAGGCGGCGGACGCGCCGTGGGGCGAAATCGGCGTCTCCCAGTACGTGCAAGCGAGAGCGGCCCGCGTCCCCGCGACCACGGACCACAACCCCGCGCTCCTGAAGCCCCGCGGGGACGCCGAGAGCCAGCTCGTCCTCGACGGGCAGGCGGCCGGACACTATGCCGCCGGCGACTACTACGACCAACACTGGGACGACGCCCGCGAGACCGCGGAAGCCGCCCACCAGCGGCTCGCCGCCGACCACGACGTGATTGTCGCGGAGGGCGCGGGCAGCATCGCGGAGGTGAACCTCCACGACCGCGACCTCGCGAACGTCGAGACGGCAAGGCTGGCCGACGCGGACGTCCTCGTCGTCGTGGACATCGAGCGCGGCGGCGCGTTCGCCAGCCTCTACGGCACGCTCGAACTGCTCCCCGACGACGTTCGGGAGCGCGTCGCCGGTGCGATAATCACGAAGTTCCGCGGCGACCCCGCGCTGCTCGAATCGGGCATCGAGGAAATCGAGGAGCGCACGGGCGTCCCAATTCTGGGCGTGCTCCCGTACGACGACCCCGGGCTCCCCGCCGAGGACAGCCTCTCGCTCCCGGACGAGGGGCGAGCAGTCTTCGGCAGCGACGCCCCCAACGAGCGGAGCGTCACGGTCGCCGTCCCGCGACTGTCCCGCATCTCGAACTTCACGGACCTCGAACCGCTCGCGCGCGTCCCCGGCGTGCGGGTCGCGTACGTCCCACCGGAGAGCGAGTTGGACGACGCGGACGCGGTCGTGCTCCCGGGCACGAAGAACACGGTAGACGACCTCCGAGAGTTGCGCGCCGCGGGGTTCGGCGCCGAACTCCGGGCGTTCGACGGTCCCGTTGTCGGGCTCTGCGGCGGCTACCAGCTGCTCGGCGAGCGCGTCACGAACGCCGGCGTCGAGTCCACCGACGACCTCGATTCCGTCGAGGGGTTCGGGCTGCTCCCCGTCGAGACGGCGTTCCGCGAGAACAAGCGCGTCGAAGCCGTCACCCGGATGCTGGACGGCGTGGGGCCGCTCGCCGGCGCGAGCGGCGAGGTGTCGGGCTACGAGATTCACATGGGCCGCACCGACGTCCCCGAGTCGCTACCGAACCCGGTGGGACCGACGAGCGCCGCGACCGACCGCGTGCTCGGCACGTACCTCCACGGGCTGTTCGAGAACGAGACCGCGCGTGAGGCGTTCGTAGACGCCGTCTACGAGTACGCGGACCGCGAGCGGCCGGCGGCTGGCGGTGGCCGACAGTCGCCGTACGACGCGGCCGCCGACCTCGTGCGCGAGCACGTCGACCTCGCCGCGCTGGAGCTCCCCGCGTAG
- the cobN gene encoding cobaltochelatase subunit CobN, which translates to MPEIALYTATENELGSIQAAAERVDADLLARSESDLDDDADVEAFLDAAEDADAAVFWLHGAEDSMPGYDRATRRLADAGVPLVVKSTGDAYAVEDTTVAAEDRNTVYEYLDRGGTANVANCVRFLADRYSAADLAYDDPVALPTEGVYHPDHPGASYEELRATFDPDAPTVAVWFYESHWTHENTRYVDAQVRALEAQGANALPVFCNPATDTDEQEDAEWVTDEWLIEDGEPVVDAVLSSFMFSLSMDERGRSASDEGDAAEDVFLDRLGVPVLQTVTTMRSRSRYDAADTGVMGFELALSVALPEFDGNVITHPISGKERTDDEAGIGSAPKQHFPIEDRVEHAASLAVNWARLRHLDNDEKQVAVVLHNYPPSDDGIGTAFGLDTPESTVNLLDELDARGYDLGGQTPPEGQALIERLTSQLTLDDRWVAPEDVREHSVDVVSTDEYAEWWADADPDFRENVLAEWGDPPERPFAIPGVEYGNVLVTVQPPRGFGMDPEKVYHDSDLQPPHDYYAFYAWLREDFDADAVVHLGTHGSLEWLPGKTVGLDSASAPDALLGDLPNVYPYIVNNPGEGTQAKRRSYAAVVDYLTPVMSNAGTYDELAELEELASRYREAGTGSGADSEEHLAERIHGLVDELDLAVELGVEGEIEEKADVRGPEEAGTSLAEGDVSGDDVGIEELVERVHEYVTDVKTTQIRLGLHTMGEPPAGDRLVEYLVALTRLENPGAPSLRESVAGVLGVDYETMLDSPGTYSEELRMAYAEAADEVYETSVDLVETLAAEGFDVPASNVEAGADDEVNMNLLVVDIDTLGDARAKSGAHDDLRDVLAFICEEAAPRVFGAESEIPQTADALNGEYVEPGGSGAPTRGGVDLLPTGRNFYTLDPRKVPAKTAWDVGKEVADGIAERHHDEEGEYPEEVGVVAWGTPTVRTRGETIAQALGLMGVRPVWTDAGRVDSVEPIPLDELGRPRIDVTTRVSGLFRDAFPQAAGVIHDAVEAVADLDESHEQNYVKKHVEEDAEELEAQGVENPEKAAKHRVFTTRPGGYGAGTNKAVDEGEWDDRSDLAEVYVQWGGYAMGSRGKVSEAHDAFERRLGSVEATAKIEDTMEQDEFDSSDWYAFHGGFITAVAEESGEEPASYVGDSSDPDNVAVYTNEEKVRKAMRARVLNPEWLDSMEEHGYKGAGDLSSTVDVTLGWDATTGVVSDSLWEEVAEQYAFDEERQEWMRDVNPWALDSITDTLLEAVERGLWDADDETAERLRDLNLQVEGDLEARASDSPAVTQEVSSDDD; encoded by the coding sequence ATGCCTGAGATTGCACTCTACACCGCGACCGAGAACGAACTCGGCTCGATTCAGGCGGCCGCCGAGCGCGTGGACGCCGACCTCCTCGCGCGCTCGGAGAGCGACCTCGACGACGACGCCGACGTCGAGGCGTTCCTCGACGCCGCCGAAGACGCCGACGCCGCCGTGTTCTGGCTGCACGGCGCCGAGGACAGCATGCCCGGCTACGACCGCGCGACCCGCCGGCTCGCCGACGCGGGCGTCCCGCTCGTCGTGAAGTCCACGGGCGACGCGTACGCCGTCGAGGACACCACCGTCGCCGCCGAGGACCGCAACACGGTCTACGAGTACCTCGACCGCGGCGGCACGGCGAACGTCGCCAACTGCGTGCGCTTCCTCGCGGACCGCTACTCGGCGGCCGATCTCGCGTACGACGACCCCGTCGCGCTCCCCACGGAGGGCGTCTACCACCCCGACCACCCGGGAGCGAGCTACGAGGAACTCCGCGCGACCTTCGACCCCGACGCGCCGACGGTCGCGGTCTGGTTCTACGAGTCCCACTGGACCCACGAGAACACCCGCTACGTGGACGCGCAGGTGCGCGCGCTCGAAGCGCAGGGCGCGAACGCGCTCCCCGTCTTCTGCAATCCCGCGACGGACACAGACGAACAGGAGGACGCGGAGTGGGTGACGGACGAGTGGCTCATAGAGGATGGCGAGCCGGTCGTGGACGCCGTGCTCTCGTCGTTCATGTTCTCGCTGTCGATGGACGAGCGCGGGCGCTCGGCGTCCGACGAGGGCGACGCCGCGGAGGACGTGTTCCTCGACCGCCTCGGCGTCCCCGTCCTCCAGACCGTCACGACGATGCGCTCGCGCTCACGGTACGACGCCGCGGACACGGGCGTGATGGGCTTCGAACTCGCGCTCTCGGTGGCGCTCCCGGAGTTCGACGGCAACGTCATCACCCACCCCATCTCGGGGAAGGAGCGCACCGACGACGAGGCCGGCATCGGCTCCGCGCCGAAACAGCACTTCCCCATCGAGGACCGCGTCGAGCACGCCGCGAGCCTTGCGGTGAACTGGGCGCGCCTGCGCCACCTCGACAACGACGAGAAGCAGGTCGCCGTCGTCCTCCACAACTACCCGCCGAGTGACGACGGCATCGGCACCGCGTTCGGCCTCGACACGCCCGAGAGCACCGTGAATCTGCTGGACGAACTGGACGCGCGCGGGTACGACTTAGGCGGACAGACGCCGCCGGAGGGACAGGCGCTCATCGAGCGACTGACCAGTCAGCTCACGCTGGACGACCGCTGGGTCGCGCCCGAGGACGTGCGCGAGCACAGCGTCGACGTGGTCTCGACCGACGAGTACGCCGAGTGGTGGGCGGACGCCGACCCGGACTTCCGCGAGAACGTCCTCGCGGAGTGGGGCGACCCGCCCGAGCGCCCGTTCGCGATTCCGGGCGTCGAGTACGGGAACGTGCTCGTCACCGTCCAGCCGCCGCGCGGGTTCGGGATGGACCCGGAGAAAGTCTACCACGACAGCGACCTCCAGCCGCCACACGACTACTACGCGTTCTACGCGTGGCTCCGCGAGGACTTCGACGCGGACGCCGTCGTCCACCTCGGCACGCACGGCAGTCTGGAGTGGCTACCCGGGAAGACGGTCGGCCTCGATTCGGCGAGCGCGCCGGACGCGCTGCTCGGCGACCTACCGAACGTCTACCCGTACATCGTCAACAACCCCGGCGAGGGCACGCAGGCCAAGCGCCGGTCGTACGCCGCAGTCGTGGACTACCTCACGCCCGTGATGAGCAACGCGGGCACGTACGACGAGCTCGCCGAACTCGAAGAACTGGCGTCGCGCTACCGGGAAGCCGGTACTGGCTCCGGGGCAGATAGCGAGGAACACCTCGCGGAGCGCATCCACGGACTCGTGGATGAACTCGACCTCGCGGTCGAACTCGGGGTCGAGGGAGAAATCGAGGAGAAGGCGGACGTGCGCGGCCCCGAGGAAGCAGGCACGTCGCTCGCGGAGGGCGACGTGTCTGGTGACGACGTGGGCATCGAGGAGCTGGTCGAGCGCGTCCACGAGTACGTGACCGACGTGAAGACGACCCAGATTCGGCTGGGGCTCCACACGATGGGCGAACCGCCGGCGGGCGACCGGCTCGTAGAGTACCTCGTGGCGCTCACGCGCCTCGAAAATCCGGGCGCGCCGTCGCTCCGGGAGAGCGTCGCGGGCGTACTCGGTGTCGATTACGAGACGATGCTGGACTCCCCGGGAACGTACAGCGAAGAGCTGAGGATGGCGTACGCGGAGGCCGCCGACGAGGTGTACGAGACGAGTGTGGACCTCGTGGAGACGCTCGCCGCCGAGGGCTTCGACGTGCCGGCGTCGAACGTCGAAGCCGGCGCGGACGACGAGGTGAACATGAACCTCCTCGTCGTGGACATCGACACGCTCGGGGACGCTCGGGCGAAGTCCGGCGCGCACGACGACCTCCGCGACGTTCTCGCATTCATCTGCGAGGAGGCCGCGCCGCGGGTGTTCGGCGCCGAATCGGAGATCCCGCAGACCGCGGACGCGCTGAACGGCGAGTACGTCGAACCGGGCGGGAGCGGCGCGCCGACGCGCGGCGGCGTGGACCTCCTGCCCACTGGACGGAACTTCTACACGCTGGACCCGCGGAAGGTGCCCGCGAAGACGGCGTGGGACGTGGGGAAGGAAGTCGCGGACGGCATCGCCGAGCGCCACCACGACGAGGAGGGCGAGTACCCCGAGGAGGTCGGAGTGGTCGCGTGGGGGACGCCGACCGTCCGCACGCGCGGGGAGACCATCGCGCAGGCGCTCGGTCTCATGGGCGTCCGGCCCGTGTGGACCGACGCCGGCCGCGTGGACAGCGTGGAGCCGATTCCCCTGGACGAACTCGGGCGGCCGCGAATCGACGTGACGACGCGCGTCTCGGGGCTGTTCCGGGACGCGTTCCCGCAGGCGGCTGGCGTGATTCACGACGCCGTGGAGGCGGTCGCGGACCTCGACGAGTCCCACGAGCAGAACTACGTGAAGAAGCACGTCGAGGAGGACGCCGAAGAGCTCGAAGCACAGGGCGTCGAGAACCCCGAGAAAGCCGCCAAGCACCGCGTGTTCACGACCCGGCCGGGCGGCTACGGCGCGGGAACGAACAAGGCCGTCGACGAGGGCGAGTGGGACGACCGCTCGGACCTCGCCGAGGTGTACGTCCAGTGGGGCGGCTACGCGATGGGGTCCCGCGGGAAGGTCTCCGAGGCCCACGACGCCTTCGAGCGCCGCCTCGGGAGCGTAGAGGCGACCGCGAAAATCGAGGACACGATGGAGCAAGACGAGTTCGACTCCTCGGACTGGTACGCGTTCCACGGCGGCTTCATCACCGCGGTCGCCGAGGAGTCCGGCGAGGAGCCCGCGTCGTACGTCGGGGACTCCAGCGACCCGGACAACGTGGCCGTGTACACGAACGAGGAGAAGGTCCGGAAGGCGATGCGCGCGCGCGTACTGAACCCCGAGTGGCTGGACTCGATGGAGGAGCACGGCTACAAGGGCGCCGGCGACCTCTCCTCGACGGTGGACGTGACGCTCGGCTGGGACGCCACCACGGGCGTCGTCTCGGACAGTCTCTGGGAGGAAGTCGCCGAGCAGTACGCCTTCGACGAGGAGCGCCAGGAGTGGATGCGGGACGTTAATCCGTGGGCGCTGGACTCCATCACGGACACCCTGCTGGAGGCCGTCGAGCGCGGGCTCTGGGACGCCGACGACGAAACGGCAGAGCGCCTGCGCGACCTGAATCTGCAGGTGGAGGGCGACTTGGAGGCCAGGGCTAGCGACTCCCCGGCCGTGACTCAGGAGGTGTCCTCGGATGACGACTGA